A single Candidatus Methylomirabilis sp. DNA region contains:
- a CDS encoding OsmC family protein encodes MSEHGVTITWRRTSASFDYESYNRNHSWSFDAGVQVRGSAAPAFRGDPDCVDPEEAYVAALSSCHMLTFLAVASRKQLIVDAYEDNATGFMEKNVHGKLAVTRVVLRPRVRFSGSVAPSQDELAKLHEQAHHNCIIANSVSATITIEPA; translated from the coding sequence ATGTCAGAGCACGGCGTAACCATCACCTGGCGGCGCACATCTGCGAGTTTCGACTATGAGAGCTATAACCGCAATCATTCCTGGTCATTCGATGCCGGCGTTCAGGTCCGTGGATCTGCAGCGCCTGCCTTTCGCGGCGATCCCGACTGTGTCGATCCTGAAGAAGCATACGTGGCAGCCCTCTCAAGTTGTCATATGCTGACCTTTCTCGCCGTCGCTTCACGCAAGCAATTGATTGTCGATGCCTACGAAGACAACGCCACCGGGTTCATGGAGAAGAACGTACACGGCAAGCTGGCCGTGACGCGGGTCGTACTCCGACCGCGGGTCCGGTTCAGCGGCTCTGTGGCGCCTTCTCAGGACGAACTCGCGAAGCTGCACGAGCAGGCCCATCACAACTGCATCATTGCCAACTCGGTGTCAGCGACCATCACCATTGAGCCCGCATGA